A region of the Candidatus Neomarinimicrobiota bacterium genome:
TGAACCGGGGGCCAGTTAGCCCAGTTTACAATGTTTGGTCAGCCTTTTGCGGCGGGAAGATTTCTGCTCGATCCAAGATATGGGGTCTGGAATATTCTAATACACAACGTTGGCGAGCTCTTTACGGACGGTGTCCACGCGAGCTCTGAAGACCGGGTCAGCTTCCGTTTTATTCTCAACCGTGCGGCAGGCATGTATTACGGTGGAGTGGTCCCTACCGGCGAAATGCAACCCTATATTGACCAGCGAAGCACCGGTGAGTTCCCGGGCCAGATACATAGCTACCTGTCGCGCCAGGGCGATATCATGGGGGCGCCCCTTACCCACGAGTATGGTCTCCCGGATGTTGAACTCCTTGGATATGGCTCTAATGACCTCATCCACCGTGGTGGTTCTCGCAGCGCGCTTGCCAAGAATTTCCTGGACCACCTGCCGCGCCATATCAAGGGTAATCTCCTGGTTGCGGAGCGAACTGTATGCCAGCAGGCGGATGAGAGCCCCTTCAAGGTCGCGCACGTTGGTCTTAATACAACGGGCAATGTACTCGGTGGTGTCATAGGGGATTTCGAGCCCATCTTCCTCGGCCTTATGCATGAGTATGGCGATTCGCGTTTCCAGATCGGGGGGATGGATGTCCACGATGAGGCCGGACTGGAACCGGGAAATGAGGCGGTCTTGCAGCCCTTCCAGCTCACTAGGAGAGCGGTCCAAGGTCATCACAATCTGCTTGCCGCGCTGGTAGAGATCATTAAAAGTATGGAAAAATTGTTCTTGAGTTTGCTCCTTCTTCTGGAAGAATTGGATATCGTCTACCAGCAACATATCCACATTTCGGTAATATCTGGAGAAGGCCGTGGTTCGGTTCTTCTGAATGGCTGAAATGAAGTCCAAGGTGAACTTTTCACTGGTGACGTACACGACCCGTGTCTGGGATTCTTTAGCCAGAACATGGTTCCCCACAGCCTGGAGCAGGTGAGTTTTGCCGAGGCCCACGCCACCATAGATAACCAGGGGGTTGAACAGGTTTTTCTGTGGCCGGTCACTAATCGACAAGGCGGCCGCTTTAGCGAACTGGTTGCCGGCACCCTCAATGAAGTTTTCAAAGGTATAGCGGCGGTTCAGCTGGGAGAGCTTGGAAAAGCTGTTTTTAAATTCACTTCTCGTCGACAAACGGCGGGGAGACTCCTCCGCAATCGCCTCTCCCAAGACCACACTATACCGGACCTGGAAATCCCTCCCGGTGGCCTGTTTGATAGCCTCAAGGATGAGGGGCCGGTAATGCGAATCAAGCCATTCGTAGTAGAACTGGCTGGGAACCCGTAAGGTGAGATAGGATTCCTCCAGACTGGCAACTTTTAGCGGTGCGAACCAGGTCTGAAAGGTCTGGGTGGCAACGCGATTCTTGATGAGAGTAAGGCAGTCTTGCCAAATGATAGAAGTATCCACTGGCGTTCATAGATTAAGGTATGTTAATGTGAAAGCGCGTGTGGCATTGGGAGGGTTATCCACAAGTTATCCACACTTGCTGGCTACCTAATAAAGTTGGATCAGGGCACTAAGATCAGTCAAGTTAAATGTGGTGGGGTAGCGAATTTTTCTATGATTCAACGCTCCAAAGGAGGCTGCCGAATCGTACCAACCCGGCTGTCTCCAGATATGTACCGGTAGCGCCTATGGGGAATTGGGCAAATTCCTAAATAAATCGGTAAAGAATTACTTACTGCATAATAGGAGACCGGCAATCCACAAGCCAGTTCACCCCTTTTAAGAAACATTGAACGCAATACCTGAAGGCCAACGCACTCCAGAGTAGAAAAATGGGGGTAATCAGACCCTCCAGCATGTAGCTTTGGCCCCTGAAAATCAGCCTTGAACACAACCACATGACCGCGCCTTTTCAGCAGCCTGCTCTTCTTGGCGGCGAACCTACTGTAGACCGATCACGGTGGCCGTCATGGCCGCCCCGGCTACCCGGCCTAGCGGAGGCTCTCACCCACGTTGTGGATGGGGACCAGTGGGGCGTGCGATCCAAGACCATCCGCCAGTTTGAGGACACATTCGCCCAGTATCACGACGCGAAATATGCCCTAGCCATGGCTAACGGGACCTTAGCGCTGGTCGCTGCCCTGAAAGCCCTGGGCGTGGGGTCGGGGGACGAGGTCATTGTCCCGGCCTATACCTTCCTGGCATCGGCGACGGCTACTCTATTCACGGGAGCCACGCCTGTTTTTGCCGATATTGATGCCCGGACCTTCAATCTAAATCCCCGGGATGCCGCTCGCCGCATTACGCCCAGAACCAAGGCCATTATGCCGGTGCACGTCGGTGGTAATCCTGCGGACATGG
Encoded here:
- the dnaA gene encoding chromosomal replication initiator protein DnaA; the protein is MDTSIIWQDCLTLIKNRVATQTFQTWFAPLKVASLEESYLTLRVPSQFYYEWLDSHYRPLILEAIKQATGRDFQVRYSVVLGEAIAEESPRRLSTRSEFKNSFSKLSQLNRRYTFENFIEGAGNQFAKAAALSISDRPQKNLFNPLVIYGGVGLGKTHLLQAVGNHVLAKESQTRVVYVTSEKFTLDFISAIQKNRTTAFSRYYRNVDMLLVDDIQFFQKKEQTQEQFFHTFNDLYQRGKQIVMTLDRSPSELEGLQDRLISRFQSGLIVDIHPPDLETRIAILMHKAEEDGLEIPYDTTEYIARCIKTNVRDLEGALIRLLAYSSLRNQEITLDMARQVVQEILGKRAARTTTVDEVIRAISKEFNIRETILVGKGRPHDIALARQVAMYLARELTGASLVNIGLHFAGRDHSTVIHACRTVENKTEADPVFRARVDTVRKELANVVY